A genomic window from Lotus japonicus ecotype B-129 chromosome 1, LjGifu_v1.2 includes:
- the LOC130727519 gene encoding serine/threonine-protein kinase AFC3 isoform X5 encodes MHYMHELHLIHTDLKPENILLVSSEYVKLPSRKRLSSDETQFRCLPKSSAIKLIDFGSTACDNQNHSSIVSTRHYRAPEIILGLGWSYPCDLWSIGCILIELCTGEALFQTHENLEHLAMMERVLGPLPEHMVRRSNRGAEKYFKRGSRLKWPEGAVSRESINAVKRLGHLKDIVSRHVDSSRFLLTDLLHGLLTYDPTERLTARQALDHPFFRDPT; translated from the exons ATGCATT ATATGCATGAACTACACCTAATCCACACAGACCTGAAGCCAGAAAATATacttcttgtttcttctgaatATGTAAAGCTCCCTAGTCGCAAG AGGCTTTCCTCAGATGAAACACAATTCAGGTGCTTGCCCAAATCTAGTGCTATTAAGCTGATTGATTTTGGTAGTACTGCATGTGATAATCAGAACCATAGCTCCATTGTTTCTACAAGGCATTACAGAGCCCCGGAGATTATTTTAG GTCTAGGGTGGTCATACCCATGTGATTTGTGGAGTATTGGATGTATCCTCATTGAACTATGCACG GGTGAAGCGTTGTTCCAGACTCATGAAAACTTAGAGCATCTGGCAATGATGGAGAGAGTCCTGGGACCTCTACCAGAGCACATGGTTCGAAGATCTAA TAGGGGTGCAGAAAAGTATTTCAAGCGTGGATCCCGACTAAAATGGCCTGAAGGAGCTGTTTCAAGGGAGAGCATAAATGCTGTGAAGAGGCTTGGCCATCTTAAG GATATTGTATCACGTCATGTAGATTCGTCCAGGTTTTTGTTAACTGACTTGTTGCATGGCTTATTAACATATGATCCCACAGAACGTCTAACTGCTCGCCAAGCCCTTGATCATCCCTTCTTTAGGGATCCAACTTAA
- the LOC130727519 gene encoding serine/threonine-protein kinase AFC3 isoform X1, producing MVPVEANHMERERIRKRPRLTWDVPPPESQRALVLDGDERIDKKHASPPRRDDDRDGHYVYHLGENLTPRYKILSKMGEGTFGRVLECWDRQTREYVAIKVIRSIRKYRDAAMLEIDVLERLTKKDGASSRCVQIINWFDYRNHICIVFEKLGPSLFDFLRRNKYCPFPVDLVREFGRQLLESVACLWIILDLQFTSHVLFLYLLCTINHIIFLGCLALSRNAVFLRFVCLLKLVSCALSYSDMHELHLIHTDLKPENILLVSSEYVKLPSRKRLSSDETQFRCLPKSSAIKLIDFGSTACDNQNHSSIVSTRHYRAPEIILGLGWSYPCDLWSIGCILIELCTGEALFQTHENLEHLAMMERVLGPLPEHMVRRSNRGAEKYFKRGSRLKWPEGAVSRESINAVKRLGHLKDIVSRHVDSSRFLLTDLLHGLLTYDPTERLTARQALDHPFFRDPT from the exons ATGGTACCTGTTGAAGCCAATCACATGGAGCGGGAACGAATTCGTAAACGACCTCGTCTCACCTGGGATGTTCCCCCTCCAGAG TCGCAGAGGGCTTTGGTGTTAGATGGTGACGAACGAATCGATAAGAAGCATGCCTCGCCTCCACGAAGGGATGATGACCGCGATGGCCATTATGTGTATCATCTCGGCGAAAATCTCACTCCTAGAT ATAAAATTCTCAGCAAGATGGGTGAAG GCACATTTGGTCGGGTTTTGGAATGTTGGGACCGTCAAACACGAGAGTATGTAGCTATCAAGGTAATTAGGAGCATACGGAAATATCGCGATGCGGCAATGCTTGAGATTGATGTGCTTGAACGTCTAACAAAGAAGGATGGAGCAAGCTCACG CTGTGTGCAGATCATAAATTGGTTTGATTACCGAAATCACATATGCATT GTCTTTGAGAAGCTTGGACCAAGCTTATTTGATTTTCTAAGGAGAAATAAATACTGCCCATTCCCTGTGGATCTTGTTCGTGAATTTGGACGACAGCTTTTGGAATCTGTAGCATGTCTGTGGATAATTCTAGACCTTCAGTTTACTTCTCATGTTTTATTCTTATATCTCTTGTGTACAATCAACCACATCATTTTCCTTGGCTGTCTTGCTTTGTCCAGGAACGCAGTATTTCTTCGTTTTGTCTGCTTACTTAAACTTGTTTCTTGTGCTTTGTCATATTCAGATATGCATGAACTACACCTAATCCACACAGACCTGAAGCCAGAAAATATacttcttgtttcttctgaatATGTAAAGCTCCCTAGTCGCAAG AGGCTTTCCTCAGATGAAACACAATTCAGGTGCTTGCCCAAATCTAGTGCTATTAAGCTGATTGATTTTGGTAGTACTGCATGTGATAATCAGAACCATAGCTCCATTGTTTCTACAAGGCATTACAGAGCCCCGGAGATTATTTTAG GTCTAGGGTGGTCATACCCATGTGATTTGTGGAGTATTGGATGTATCCTCATTGAACTATGCACG GGTGAAGCGTTGTTCCAGACTCATGAAAACTTAGAGCATCTGGCAATGATGGAGAGAGTCCTGGGACCTCTACCAGAGCACATGGTTCGAAGATCTAA TAGGGGTGCAGAAAAGTATTTCAAGCGTGGATCCCGACTAAAATGGCCTGAAGGAGCTGTTTCAAGGGAGAGCATAAATGCTGTGAAGAGGCTTGGCCATCTTAAG GATATTGTATCACGTCATGTAGATTCGTCCAGGTTTTTGTTAACTGACTTGTTGCATGGCTTATTAACATATGATCCCACAGAACGTCTAACTGCTCGCCAAGCCCTTGATCATCCCTTCTTTAGGGATCCAACTTAA
- the LOC130727520 gene encoding tRNA (guanine-N(7)-)-methyltransferase yields the protein MSETEINPTFSKSTGLPRKRFYRARAHSNPLSDSHFPVPISPRHVDYSLHYPQLFPSSDRADSSRKVQFADIGCGFGGLLISLATLFPETLMIGMELRDKVSEYVKERILSLRVANPGQYQNVSVVRTNSMKYIPNYFEKGQLSKMFFLFPDPHFKEKNHRRRVISPFLLDEYAYTLEVGGIIYTITDVEELGDWMKSCLENHPMFEPLTEKELEADPVVMLLSSATEEGQKVARNGGQTFQAVFRRIVPSDQSS from the coding sequence ATGTCTGAGACTGAGATAAATCCAACCTTCAGCAAGTCAACTGGATTGCCTCGAAAGCGCTTCTATCGTGCACGAGCACACAGCAATCCACTTAGTGACTCACACTTTCCTGTGCCAATATCTCCCAGGCACGTGGACTATTCCCTCCATTACCCTCAGCTCTTTCCCTCGTCTGATAGAGCTGACAGTTCCAGAAAGGTCCAGTTTGCTGATATTGGCTGTGGTTTTGGCGGGCTTCTTATCAGTCTTGCCACCCTGTTCCCAGAAACACTGATGATTGGAATGGAACTTAGAGATAAAGTGTCTGAGTATGTCAAGGAAAGAATTTTATCTTTAAGGGTGGCAAATCCAGGTCAATACCAAAATGTTTCTGTGGTACGGACTAACTCCATGAAGTACATTCCCAATTACTTTGAGAAAGGACAACTGTCAAAGATGTTTTTCTTGTTTCCTGATCCTCAttttaaagagaaaaatcaCCGCCGTCGGGTTATCAGTCCGTTCTTGCTAGATGAATATGCTTATACTCTTGAGGTTGGTGGAATTATATACACAATAACGGATGTAGAAGAACTTGGGGACTGGATGAAGTCTTGCCTAGAGAATCATCCCATGTTTGAACCCCTGACTGAGAAAGAACTTGAAGCAGATCCAGTTGTGATGCTTTTAAGCTCTGCAACCGAAGAAGGCCAAAAGGTTGCTAGAAATGGTGGACAAACTTTCCAGGCTGTTTTCAGGCGAATTGTGCCATCCGATCAGTCATCCTAG
- the LOC130727519 gene encoding serine/threonine-protein kinase AFC3 isoform X2 encodes MVPVEANHMERERIRKRPRLTWDVPPPERALVLDGDERIDKKHASPPRRDDDRDGHYVYHLGENLTPRYKILSKMGEGTFGRVLECWDRQTREYVAIKVIRSIRKYRDAAMLEIDVLERLTKKDGASSRCVQIINWFDYRNHICIVFEKLGPSLFDFLRRNKYCPFPVDLVREFGRQLLESVACLWIILDLQFTSHVLFLYLLCTINHIIFLGCLALSRNAVFLRFVCLLKLVSCALSYSDMHELHLIHTDLKPENILLVSSEYVKLPSRKRLSSDETQFRCLPKSSAIKLIDFGSTACDNQNHSSIVSTRHYRAPEIILGLGWSYPCDLWSIGCILIELCTGEALFQTHENLEHLAMMERVLGPLPEHMVRRSNRGAEKYFKRGSRLKWPEGAVSRESINAVKRLGHLKDIVSRHVDSSRFLLTDLLHGLLTYDPTERLTARQALDHPFFRDPT; translated from the exons ATGGTACCTGTTGAAGCCAATCACATGGAGCGGGAACGAATTCGTAAACGACCTCGTCTCACCTGGGATGTTCCCCCTCCAGAG AGGGCTTTGGTGTTAGATGGTGACGAACGAATCGATAAGAAGCATGCCTCGCCTCCACGAAGGGATGATGACCGCGATGGCCATTATGTGTATCATCTCGGCGAAAATCTCACTCCTAGAT ATAAAATTCTCAGCAAGATGGGTGAAG GCACATTTGGTCGGGTTTTGGAATGTTGGGACCGTCAAACACGAGAGTATGTAGCTATCAAGGTAATTAGGAGCATACGGAAATATCGCGATGCGGCAATGCTTGAGATTGATGTGCTTGAACGTCTAACAAAGAAGGATGGAGCAAGCTCACG CTGTGTGCAGATCATAAATTGGTTTGATTACCGAAATCACATATGCATT GTCTTTGAGAAGCTTGGACCAAGCTTATTTGATTTTCTAAGGAGAAATAAATACTGCCCATTCCCTGTGGATCTTGTTCGTGAATTTGGACGACAGCTTTTGGAATCTGTAGCATGTCTGTGGATAATTCTAGACCTTCAGTTTACTTCTCATGTTTTATTCTTATATCTCTTGTGTACAATCAACCACATCATTTTCCTTGGCTGTCTTGCTTTGTCCAGGAACGCAGTATTTCTTCGTTTTGTCTGCTTACTTAAACTTGTTTCTTGTGCTTTGTCATATTCAGATATGCATGAACTACACCTAATCCACACAGACCTGAAGCCAGAAAATATacttcttgtttcttctgaatATGTAAAGCTCCCTAGTCGCAAG AGGCTTTCCTCAGATGAAACACAATTCAGGTGCTTGCCCAAATCTAGTGCTATTAAGCTGATTGATTTTGGTAGTACTGCATGTGATAATCAGAACCATAGCTCCATTGTTTCTACAAGGCATTACAGAGCCCCGGAGATTATTTTAG GTCTAGGGTGGTCATACCCATGTGATTTGTGGAGTATTGGATGTATCCTCATTGAACTATGCACG GGTGAAGCGTTGTTCCAGACTCATGAAAACTTAGAGCATCTGGCAATGATGGAGAGAGTCCTGGGACCTCTACCAGAGCACATGGTTCGAAGATCTAA TAGGGGTGCAGAAAAGTATTTCAAGCGTGGATCCCGACTAAAATGGCCTGAAGGAGCTGTTTCAAGGGAGAGCATAAATGCTGTGAAGAGGCTTGGCCATCTTAAG GATATTGTATCACGTCATGTAGATTCGTCCAGGTTTTTGTTAACTGACTTGTTGCATGGCTTATTAACATATGATCCCACAGAACGTCTAACTGCTCGCCAAGCCCTTGATCATCCCTTCTTTAGGGATCCAACTTAA
- the LOC130727519 gene encoding serine/threonine-protein kinase AFC3 isoform X4 — protein sequence MVPVEANHMERERIRKRPRLTWDVPPPESQRALVLDGDERIDKKHASPPRRDDDRDGHYVYHLGENLTPRYKILSKMGEGTFGRVLECWDRQTREYVAIKVIRSIRKYRDAAMLEIDVLERLTKKDGASSRCVQIINWFDYRNHICIRLSSDETQFRCLPKSSAIKLIDFGSTACDNQNHSSIVSTRHYRAPEIILGLGWSYPCDLWSIGCILIELCTGEALFQTHENLEHLAMMERVLGPLPEHMVRRSNRGAEKYFKRGSRLKWPEGAVSRESINAVKRLGHLKDIVSRHVDSSRFLLTDLLHGLLTYDPTERLTARQALDHPFFRDPT from the exons ATGGTACCTGTTGAAGCCAATCACATGGAGCGGGAACGAATTCGTAAACGACCTCGTCTCACCTGGGATGTTCCCCCTCCAGAG TCGCAGAGGGCTTTGGTGTTAGATGGTGACGAACGAATCGATAAGAAGCATGCCTCGCCTCCACGAAGGGATGATGACCGCGATGGCCATTATGTGTATCATCTCGGCGAAAATCTCACTCCTAGAT ATAAAATTCTCAGCAAGATGGGTGAAG GCACATTTGGTCGGGTTTTGGAATGTTGGGACCGTCAAACACGAGAGTATGTAGCTATCAAGGTAATTAGGAGCATACGGAAATATCGCGATGCGGCAATGCTTGAGATTGATGTGCTTGAACGTCTAACAAAGAAGGATGGAGCAAGCTCACG CTGTGTGCAGATCATAAATTGGTTTGATTACCGAAATCACATATGCATT AGGCTTTCCTCAGATGAAACACAATTCAGGTGCTTGCCCAAATCTAGTGCTATTAAGCTGATTGATTTTGGTAGTACTGCATGTGATAATCAGAACCATAGCTCCATTGTTTCTACAAGGCATTACAGAGCCCCGGAGATTATTTTAG GTCTAGGGTGGTCATACCCATGTGATTTGTGGAGTATTGGATGTATCCTCATTGAACTATGCACG GGTGAAGCGTTGTTCCAGACTCATGAAAACTTAGAGCATCTGGCAATGATGGAGAGAGTCCTGGGACCTCTACCAGAGCACATGGTTCGAAGATCTAA TAGGGGTGCAGAAAAGTATTTCAAGCGTGGATCCCGACTAAAATGGCCTGAAGGAGCTGTTTCAAGGGAGAGCATAAATGCTGTGAAGAGGCTTGGCCATCTTAAG GATATTGTATCACGTCATGTAGATTCGTCCAGGTTTTTGTTAACTGACTTGTTGCATGGCTTATTAACATATGATCCCACAGAACGTCTAACTGCTCGCCAAGCCCTTGATCATCCCTTCTTTAGGGATCCAACTTAA
- the LOC130727518 gene encoding pentatricopeptide repeat-containing protein At2g20540 — translation MATRTTTQLFVRELENRFVAALRNCVKITQLKKIHAHIVKLSLSQSNFVATRMVDLCDNIGQVGYATLLFQQLVEPNVFSYNVMIKTYTHNHHHSQAITLFIQMLREPTRSAMPDRFTFPFVIKSCAGLLYHRLGQQIHGHVCKFGPNSHSITENALIDMYTKFGDLNNAYQVFEEMTERDAISWNSLISGHVRLGQMKSARVLFDEMPSRTIVSWTTMITGYTRTGCYGDALDIFRRMQMVGIEPDKISIIAVLPACAQLGALEVGKWIHMYSDKKGFLKQNELCNALIEMYAKCGCIDEAWRVFDQMAEKNVISWSTMIGGLANHGKGHAAIELFQDMQKAKVGPNEITFLSVLSACVHAGLWDEGLKYFAVMRMDYHMEPEIEHYGCLVDLLGRSGHLDRALDTILNMPIKPDSRIWNSLLSSCRIHRNLEIANIAMEQLAELEPEESGNYVLLANIYAELGEWEGVSEIRKLIRNKRIKKTPGSSSIEVNNVVQEFVSGDNSKPFSQDVFCVLEGLALHRTRMDEFMEFVEEDEDQVHSNIM, via the coding sequence ATGGCAACCAGAACCACCACGCAACTCTTCGTCAGAGAACTCGAAAACCGTTTCGTCGCCGCCTTGAGAAACTGCGTGAAAATAACCCAACTGAAGAAGATTCATGCCCACATCGTGAAACTTTCGCTTTCACAGAGCAACTTCGTGGCCACGAGAATGGTGGATTTGTGCGACAACATTGGCCAAGTGGGTTACGCTACGTTGCTCTTCCAGCAGCTAGTTGAACCAAACGTGTTCTCCTACAACGTGATGATCAAAACGTATACACACAATCACCACCATTCTCAAGCAATCACTCTCTTCATCCAAATGCTGAGAGAGCCAACGAGATCAGCAATGCCAGACAGATTCACGTTCCCGTTCGTGATAAAGTCATGTGCGGGGCTTCTGTACCATCGTCTTGGTCAGCAAATTCATGGGCACGTTTGCAAGTTTGGACCGAATTCACATTCCATAACAGAGAATGCGCTTATTGATATGTATACGAAGTTTGGTGATTTGAACAATGCGTACCAAGTGTTTGAGGAAATGACTGAGAGAGATGCAATTTCATGGAATAGTCTTATATCTGGGCATGTGAGGTTGGGGCAGATGAAGAGTGCAAGGGTgctgtttgatgaaatgccGAGTAGGACAATCGTGTCGTGGACTACTATGATTACTGGGTATACCAGAACAGGTTGTTATGGTGATGCATTGGACATTTTCCGCAGGATGCAAATGGTGGGGATTGAACCTGATAAGATTAGTATTATAGCTGTTCTGCCTGCATGTGCTCAGCTTGGAGCACTTGAGGTTGGGAAATGGATTCACATGTATTCGGATAAAAAAGGGTTTTTGAAGCAGAATGAGCTGTGTAATGCCCTGATTGAAATGTATGCCAAGTGTGGTTGCATTGATGAAGCTTGGCGCGTATTTGATCAGATGGCGGAGAAGAATGTTATTTCTTGGAGTACCATGATCGGAGGGCTAGCTAATCATGGAAAAGGTCATGCGGCAATTGAACTCTTTCAAGACATGCAGAAAGCAAAAGTGGGTCCGAATGAGATAACTTTCCTTAGTGTTTTGTCGGCTTGCGTTCATGCTGGCTTGTGGGATGAGGGGCTGAAATATTTTGCTGTTATGAGGATGGATTATCACATGGAGCCTGAAATTGAGCACTATGGTTGCCTAGTTGATCTTCTAGGACGTTCGGGACATCTGGATCGGGCTCTAGATACCATATTGAATATGCCGATAAAACCGGATTCAAGGATATGGAACTCTTTGTTAAGCTCTTGCAGGATTCATCGCAATCTTGAGATTGCCAATATTGCAATGGAACAACTTGCAGAGCTTGAGCCAGAGGAATCAGGGAACTATGTTCTGCTGGCTAACATATATGCAGAACTTGGCGAGTGGGAAGGTGTATCAGAGATCAGGAAACTCATAAGAAACAAGAGGATAAAGAAAACCCCGGGGTCTAGTTCAATTGAGGTTAACAATGTGGTTCAAGAGTTTGTATCAGGAGACAATTCAAAGCCCTTCTCACAAGATGTCTTTTGTGTCCTAGAAGGGCTCGCTTTACACCGAACTAGAATGGACGAGTTCATGGAATttgtggaagaagatgaagatcaagtTCATAGTAACATTATGTAG
- the LOC130727519 gene encoding serine/threonine-protein kinase AFC3 isoform X3, with translation MVPVEANHMERERIRKRPRLTWDVPPPESQRALVLDGDERIDKKHASPPRRDDDRDGHYVYHLGENLTPRYKILSKMGEGTFGRVLECWDRQTREYVAIKVIRSIRKYRDAAMLEIDVLERLTKKDGASSRCVQIINWFDYRNHICIVFEKLGPSLFDFLRRNKYCPFPVDLVREFGRQLLESVAYMHELHLIHTDLKPENILLVSSEYVKLPSRKRLSSDETQFRCLPKSSAIKLIDFGSTACDNQNHSSIVSTRHYRAPEIILGLGWSYPCDLWSIGCILIELCTGEALFQTHENLEHLAMMERVLGPLPEHMVRRSNRGAEKYFKRGSRLKWPEGAVSRESINAVKRLGHLKDIVSRHVDSSRFLLTDLLHGLLTYDPTERLTARQALDHPFFRDPT, from the exons ATGGTACCTGTTGAAGCCAATCACATGGAGCGGGAACGAATTCGTAAACGACCTCGTCTCACCTGGGATGTTCCCCCTCCAGAG TCGCAGAGGGCTTTGGTGTTAGATGGTGACGAACGAATCGATAAGAAGCATGCCTCGCCTCCACGAAGGGATGATGACCGCGATGGCCATTATGTGTATCATCTCGGCGAAAATCTCACTCCTAGAT ATAAAATTCTCAGCAAGATGGGTGAAG GCACATTTGGTCGGGTTTTGGAATGTTGGGACCGTCAAACACGAGAGTATGTAGCTATCAAGGTAATTAGGAGCATACGGAAATATCGCGATGCGGCAATGCTTGAGATTGATGTGCTTGAACGTCTAACAAAGAAGGATGGAGCAAGCTCACG CTGTGTGCAGATCATAAATTGGTTTGATTACCGAAATCACATATGCATT GTCTTTGAGAAGCTTGGACCAAGCTTATTTGATTTTCTAAGGAGAAATAAATACTGCCCATTCCCTGTGGATCTTGTTCGTGAATTTGGACGACAGCTTTTGGAATCTGTAGCAT ATATGCATGAACTACACCTAATCCACACAGACCTGAAGCCAGAAAATATacttcttgtttcttctgaatATGTAAAGCTCCCTAGTCGCAAG AGGCTTTCCTCAGATGAAACACAATTCAGGTGCTTGCCCAAATCTAGTGCTATTAAGCTGATTGATTTTGGTAGTACTGCATGTGATAATCAGAACCATAGCTCCATTGTTTCTACAAGGCATTACAGAGCCCCGGAGATTATTTTAG GTCTAGGGTGGTCATACCCATGTGATTTGTGGAGTATTGGATGTATCCTCATTGAACTATGCACG GGTGAAGCGTTGTTCCAGACTCATGAAAACTTAGAGCATCTGGCAATGATGGAGAGAGTCCTGGGACCTCTACCAGAGCACATGGTTCGAAGATCTAA TAGGGGTGCAGAAAAGTATTTCAAGCGTGGATCCCGACTAAAATGGCCTGAAGGAGCTGTTTCAAGGGAGAGCATAAATGCTGTGAAGAGGCTTGGCCATCTTAAG GATATTGTATCACGTCATGTAGATTCGTCCAGGTTTTTGTTAACTGACTTGTTGCATGGCTTATTAACATATGATCCCACAGAACGTCTAACTGCTCGCCAAGCCCTTGATCATCCCTTCTTTAGGGATCCAACTTAA
- the LOC130727517 gene encoding putative pentatricopeptide repeat-containing protein At3g15130 — translation MNERRLFADVLRKCSKHRLLDQGKRVHGVVEKLGFGDDLVLSNDLIDMYAKCGNVGFAFKVFDRMPQRNVVSWTALMCGYLQNGDARTSLLLFSKMGCSPVKPNEFTLSTSLKASGILGVLENGMQIHGVCAKSNFDSVPVVGNSLIDMYSKCGKVNEAARVFNTMPVRNLVSWNAMIAGYTHETNGKEALNLFQKMQEEGEVPDEYTYSSMLKACSCLGAVGGGKQIHAALIRQGFPYFAQSAVAGALVDLYVKCKRIAEARSVFDRIEQKNVMSWSTLITGYAQDNLPEAMELFQQLRESKHKVDGFVLSSLVGAFADLALVEQGKQLHAYTIKVPYGLEISVANSVLDMYMKCGLTDHAEAFFREMPAKNVVSWTVMITGYGKHGIGTKAVEIFNEMQVCGFEPDSVTYLAVLSACSHSGLIKEGKQHFSRLCSNPKIKPQVEHYACMVDLLGRGGRLKEAKDLIENMTMKPNVGIWQTLLSVCRMHGDVEMGKQVGEILMRLDANNPINYVMLSNIYADAGYWKESEKIRDAGKRKGLKKEAGRSW, via the coding sequence ATGAATGAGCGTCGGTTATTCGCTGATGTTCTGAGGAAGTGTTCGAAGCATCGGTTGCTTGATCAGGGAAAGCGAGTACATGGGGTTGTGGAGAAACTTGGGTTTGGGGATGATTTGGTTTTAAGCAATGATTTGATAGATATGTATGCAAAGTGTGGTAATGTGGGCTTTGCTTTTaaggtgtttgatagaatgccGCAAAGAAATGTTGTGTCTTGGACAGCTCTCATGTGTGGTTATCTGCAGAATGGTGATGCCAGAACTTCCTTGCTCTTGTTCTCTAAAATGGGCTGTTCGCCGGTTAAGCCGAATGAGTTCACGCTTTCGACGAGTCTAAAAGCGTCGGGCATTTTGGGAGTCCTTGAGAATGGAATGCAGATTCATGGGGTTTGTGCAAAATCTAATTTTGATTCGGTACCTGTTGTGGGGAATTCTTTGATTGACATGTACTCCAAGTGTGGTAAGGTTAATGAAGCAGCCAGGGTATTTAACACTATGCCAGTGAGAAATCTTGTGAGCTGGAATGCAATGATTGCTGGATACACTCATGAGACGAATGGTAAAGAGGCTTTgaatctttttcaaaaaatgcaAGAGGAGGGGGAAGTTCCTGATGAGTATACATATTCAAGCATGTTGAAGGCGTGTAGTTGTCTTGGTGCAGTGGGAGGAGGAAAGCAAATTCATGCTGCGTTAATTAGACAGGGGTTTCCTTACTTTGCTCAATCAGCTGTTGCAGGTGCCCTGGTTGATCTATATGTCAAATGTAAGCGCATAGCTGAAGCTAGGAGCGTGTTCGATCGGATTGAACAGAAGAATGTCATGTCTTGGAGCACACTAATTACTGGTTATGCACAAGATAATTTGCCAGAAGCTATGGAATTGTTTCAGCAGTTGAGAGAGAGCAAACATAAAGTGGATGGTTTTGTACTCTCGAGTCTCGTAGGTGCATTTGCTGATTTGGCCCTTGTAGAACAGGGGAAGCAATTGCATGCTTATACCATCAAAGTCCCTTATGGCTTGGAAATATCAGTGGCTAATTCAGTGTTGGATATGTACATGAAATGTGGTTTGACAGATCATGCTGAAGCGTTTTTCAGAGAGATGCCGGCAAAGAATGTGGTTTCTTGGACAGTTATGATCACTGGTTATGGAAAACATGGTATTGGGACTAAAGCTGTAGAAATTTTCAATGAAATGCAGGTGTGTGGATTTGAACCTGATAGTGTAACTTACTTAGCTGTGCTCTCAGCTTGCAGCCATTCTGGACTCATCAAAGAAGGTAAACAACACTTCTCAAGATTATGTAGTAATCCTAAGATCAAACCACAAGTAGAGCATTACGCTTGCATGGTTGATCTTCTAGGACGAGGTGGACGCTTAAAGGAAGCAAAGGATCTCATTGAGAACATGACCATGAAGCCAAATGTTGGCATATGGCAGACATTGCTTAGTGTTTGCAGAATGCATGGAGATGTGGAGATGGGGAAACAAGTGGGAGAGATACTCATGAGACTAGATGCTAATAATCCAATCAACTATGTCATGTTGTCAAATATCTATGCTGATGCAGGATACTGGAAAGAGAGTGAGAAAATAAGAGATGCTGGGAAGAGAAAGGGATTGAAGAAAGAGGCAGGTCGTAGTTGGTAG